Proteins encoded within one genomic window of Saccharopolyspora pogona:
- a CDS encoding type II toxin-antitoxin system Phd/YefM family antitoxin yields MERIGVRELRQNASRYLKRVAAGESILVTDRGRTVAVLSPPTRDQTLYDELVAAGELVPGEGGELPEPLPAAPTPNVSDRLLRRREQERF; encoded by the coding sequence ATGGAGCGGATCGGCGTTCGTGAGCTGCGGCAGAACGCCAGTCGATACCTGAAGCGGGTCGCCGCCGGCGAATCGATCCTCGTGACCGATCGGGGGCGCACCGTCGCGGTGCTAAGTCCGCCCACGCGTGACCAAACCCTGTACGACGAACTCGTCGCCGCCGGAGAGCTCGTGCCCGGTGAAGGCGGCGAGCTCCCCGAACCGTTGCCAGCAGCGCCGACCCCGAACGTCTCCGACCGGCTGCTGCGCAGGCGTGAACAGGAGCGGTTTTGA
- a CDS encoding transposase family protein, with translation MKTQSSPAEGTEPIVYQAQLPVSRATIDYLASLITTHCRKIRSRWRKVTPGTQAIIVLAVLRHDQRLLDMAGGNRVSASTIRRWVLEVIDLLAARAPRLDRVLSKVARGGGEVVLLDGTLVRTQRRTGKNNRRNYSGKHKAHGLLFLALTDHKGNLLWFSAAKPGRASEVTTARHNNITTALRDAELGAMCDLGFTGLEDDPDEPVIIIGRRAARAHPLTDAQKQANQLVARERATCEHGFADLKNWRILTRLRMHAANATRLLRALLVLTNLEITR, from the coding sequence GTGAAAACCCAATCCAGCCCCGCCGAGGGCACCGAACCCATTGTGTACCAAGCCCAACTTCCCGTGTCGAGGGCCACGATCGACTACCTCGCCTCGCTGATCACCACGCACTGCAGGAAAATCCGCTCTCGCTGGCGCAAGGTGACCCCTGGTACGCAGGCGATCATCGTGCTCGCGGTGCTGCGTCACGACCAGCGGCTGCTGGACATGGCCGGCGGCAACAGGGTGTCGGCCTCGACGATCCGCCGCTGGGTGCTGGAGGTCATCGACCTGCTGGCCGCCCGTGCCCCGCGCCTGGACCGCGTCCTGAGCAAAGTGGCCCGCGGCGGGGGTGAGGTCGTGCTGCTGGATGGCACCCTGGTGCGCACCCAGCGCCGCACCGGCAAGAACAACCGGCGCAACTACAGCGGCAAACACAAAGCCCACGGCCTGCTGTTTCTCGCCCTCACCGACCACAAAGGCAACCTGTTGTGGTTCTCTGCGGCCAAACCAGGGCGGGCCTCGGAAGTCACCACCGCCCGCCACAACAACATCACCACCGCACTCCGGGACGCCGAACTCGGCGCGATGTGCGACCTCGGATTCACCGGACTGGAAGACGACCCCGACGAACCCGTGATCATCATCGGCCGCCGCGCCGCCCGCGCCCACCCGCTCACCGACGCCCAGAAACAAGCCAACCAACTCGTTGCCCGCGAACGCGCCACCTGCGAACACGGCTTCGCCGACCTCAAAAACTGGCGCATCCTCACCCGCCTACGCATGCACGCAGCCAACGCCACCCGCCTACTACGGGCCCTGCTGGTGCTGACCAACCTCGAAATCACCCGCTGA
- a CDS encoding type II toxin-antitoxin system VapC family toxin, which translates to MIYFDSSALIKLIAPEPESKALSQWIRERWEHPRVTSALSKVDVLRTFREVGPAAEDLASIIVSKIDQLPVKQDVLDVATELRGNVGPVDAIHLASACKIKNGLHAYVSYDPALLAAAEEAGLTTASPGAN; encoded by the coding sequence TTGATCTACTTCGATTCCTCCGCGCTGATCAAGTTGATCGCCCCCGAGCCGGAGAGCAAAGCACTTAGCCAATGGATCCGCGAGCGCTGGGAACACCCCCGCGTGACCAGCGCGTTGTCGAAGGTCGACGTGCTGCGCACCTTCCGTGAGGTAGGGCCGGCCGCCGAAGACCTGGCGTCGATCATCGTGTCGAAGATCGACCAGCTGCCGGTGAAGCAGGACGTGCTCGACGTGGCCACCGAGCTGCGTGGCAACGTCGGCCCGGTGGACGCCATCCACCTGGCCTCCGCGTGCAAGATCAAGAACGGTCTGCACGCCTACGTCTCCTACGACCCGGCGCTACTGGCTGCGGCGGAAGAAGCGGGGCTGACCACGGCCTCACCAGGCGCGAACTGA
- a CDS encoding penicillin-binding transpeptidase domain-containing protein, with the protein MVSSRILAGAAALLLLPLAACSTGPSEEDVAVSFVNAVAAGDAAGAANQTDAPDQARQALEAARRNLSPTAAHATVREVTEDAQGVPTVRFDMSWDFGAGKVWNYSNEFKLVEQDQGWKVRWAPAVIHPQLAAGQTIAFREQRPDPAPVLDRDGKQLMGPEQLITVSLSPQEAGDVRAVASSLASALSTVEPAITQQSILDGVAKTPQGQPYAVVTLRQSDYDKVKAQIYDLPGVRFPAQTRLVTTERGYGTQVLAGVARKVDEQVEANAGWRVVTLDAAGQEAAELHDVAEKPVAPTNVTLGDRTQQAAEQAVDPVPQAAMLVAMQPSTGEVLAVAQNAAADAQGPVALSGQYPPGSTFKTVTATAGLESGKVNIDTQVECPGKKVFDGRVLPNDKEFDLGQVPLRTAFARSCNTSFAQLAVDLPGQALTDAGRQLGLGVDFDMAGATTITGKVTPADSTVQRAENGIGQGTVLASPFGMALVTSSIARGRMPVPSLVRGVPTKADAEPQPPSPQSLDQLRAMMREVVTSGTATSLNGSGDVRGKTGTAQFGDGTHSHGWFVGYRGDLAFAVLVTDAGSSGPAGEAAKRFLAGA; encoded by the coding sequence ATGGTTTCCTCGCGGATCTTGGCCGGTGCGGCGGCACTGCTGCTGTTGCCGTTGGCCGCTTGCAGCACCGGACCCTCTGAAGAGGACGTGGCCGTGTCCTTCGTGAACGCGGTGGCGGCAGGCGACGCAGCAGGTGCGGCGAACCAGACCGACGCGCCCGACCAGGCCCGGCAGGCGTTGGAGGCGGCTCGGCGGAACCTGTCGCCGACCGCCGCGCACGCGACGGTCCGGGAGGTGACCGAGGACGCCCAGGGGGTGCCCACCGTCCGGTTCGACATGTCCTGGGACTTCGGCGCGGGCAAGGTCTGGAACTACTCGAACGAGTTCAAGCTCGTCGAGCAGGATCAGGGCTGGAAGGTCCGCTGGGCACCAGCGGTGATCCACCCGCAACTCGCCGCCGGGCAGACCATCGCCTTCCGCGAACAACGGCCCGATCCGGCGCCGGTCCTGGACCGCGACGGCAAGCAGCTCATGGGCCCGGAGCAGCTGATCACCGTGAGCCTCAGCCCGCAGGAAGCCGGTGACGTGCGGGCGGTCGCGTCTTCGCTGGCGAGCGCGCTGAGCACCGTCGAGCCCGCGATCACCCAGCAGTCCATCCTGGACGGCGTGGCGAAAACGCCGCAGGGCCAGCCGTACGCGGTGGTCACGCTGCGGCAGAGCGACTACGACAAGGTCAAGGCGCAGATCTACGACCTGCCGGGCGTGCGCTTCCCGGCCCAGACGCGGCTGGTCACCACCGAGCGCGGGTACGGCACGCAGGTGCTCGCGGGCGTCGCGCGCAAGGTCGACGAGCAGGTCGAGGCGAACGCCGGGTGGCGCGTCGTCACGCTCGACGCTGCCGGTCAGGAGGCCGCGGAGCTGCACGACGTCGCCGAGAAGCCGGTCGCGCCGACCAACGTGACCCTCGGCGACCGCACGCAGCAGGCCGCCGAACAGGCGGTGGACCCGGTACCGCAGGCCGCGATGCTGGTCGCCATGCAGCCGTCCACCGGCGAGGTGCTCGCCGTGGCGCAGAACGCCGCCGCCGACGCGCAGGGCCCGGTGGCGCTTTCCGGCCAGTACCCGCCGGGCTCGACGTTCAAGACGGTGACCGCGACCGCCGGGCTGGAGTCCGGCAAGGTCAACATCGACACCCAGGTCGAATGCCCGGGCAAGAAGGTGTTCGACGGCCGGGTGCTGCCGAACGACAAGGAGTTCGACCTCGGCCAAGTGCCGCTGCGGACGGCGTTCGCGCGTTCCTGCAACACGTCGTTCGCGCAGCTCGCGGTCGACCTGCCCGGGCAGGCGCTGACCGACGCGGGGCGGCAGCTGGGCCTCGGCGTGGACTTCGACATGGCAGGCGCGACGACGATCACCGGCAAGGTGACGCCGGCCGACAGCACGGTGCAGCGCGCCGAGAACGGCATCGGTCAGGGCACGGTGCTGGCCAGCCCGTTCGGCATGGCGCTGGTGACGTCCTCGATCGCCCGAGGGCGGATGCCGGTGCCGTCGCTGGTCCGGGGCGTGCCGACGAAGGCCGACGCCGAACCGCAGCCGCCGTCGCCGCAGTCCCTCGACCAGCTCCGCGCGATGATGCGCGAGGTGGTCACCAGCGGGACCGCGACCTCGCTGAACGGTTCCGGTGACGTCCGGGGCAAGACCGGCACGGCGCAGTTCGGCGACGGGACCCACTCGCACGGCTGGTTCGTCGGCTACCGCGGCGACCTGGCCTTCGCGGTGCTGGTGACCGACGCGGGCTCGTCGGGCCCGGCCGGCGAGGCCGCGAAGCGCTTCCTCGCGGGCGCCTGA